One part of the Nymphaea colorata isolate Beijing-Zhang1983 chromosome 8, ASM883128v2, whole genome shotgun sequence genome encodes these proteins:
- the LOC116258758 gene encoding ras-related protein Rab11D-like, with product MAGSGYGDVAQKVDYVFKIVLIGDSAVGKSQILARFARDEFSLDSKATIGVEFQTRTLVIQHKNVKAQIWDTAGQERYRAVTSAYYRGAVGAMLVYDITKRQTFDHIPRWLEELRSHADKNIVIILAGNKCDLEDQRVVPAEDAQEFAQREGLFFLETSALNATNVESAFLTVLTEIFNIVNKKNLVAGENQANGHPSSLAGKKIVIPGPAQEIPAKGKMCCSS from the exons ATGGCGGGAAGCGGCTACGGAGATGTGGCGCAGAAGGTGGACTATGTGTTCAAGATCGTACTTATCGGCGATTCGGCCGTCGGAAAATCGCAGATCCTCGCTCGGTTCGCCAGGGACGAGTTCAGCCTCGACTCCAAGGCCACCATCGGGGTCGAGTTCCAGACGAGGACGCTCGTCATTCAGCACAAGAATGTCAAGGCTCAAATCTGGGACACCGCTGGCCAGGAGAG ATACCGTGCAGTCACAAGTGCATATTACAGAGGTGCTGTCGGGGCCATGCTAGTTTACGACATAACCAAGCGCCAAACTTTTGATCACATACCAAGGTGGCTAGAAGAGCTGCGAAGCCACGCTGACAAGAACATCGTCATCATACTGGCAGGAAATAAATGTGATCTGGAAGATCAAAGAGTTGTGCCTGCAGAAGATGCACAAGAATTTGCACAGAGGGAAGGCCTGTTCTTTTTGGAAACCTCTGCACTCAATGCAACAAATGTGGAATCTGCCTTCTTAACTGTACTAACTGAGATTTTCAATATTGTCAACAAGAAAAACTTGGTTGCAGGAGAAAATCAAGCAAATGGGCATCCTTCATCGCTTGCAGGAAAGAAGATCGTTATCCCTGGGCCAGCACAAGAAATCCCCGCCAAGGGCAAGATGTGCTGTAGTTCATAA